The window CTGTCGACGATTTCGTCATCGTCCGCTCCAACGGCACGCCCCTCTATCACCTGGCCGTGGTGGTCGACGACGCGGACATGAACATTTCCCACGTCATCCGCGGCATCGACCACGTGACCAACACCCCCAAGCATATTCAACTGTTCCGGGCGCTGGGCGCGGAAGTGCCCGAGTTCGCCCACCTGCCCAGCATCCTGGGGGAAGACAAGAAGAAGCTGTCGAAACGCCACGGCGCCGTGTCCGTCACCGAGTACCGGGACGCGGGCTACCTGTCCGACGCGGTGGTCAATTTTCTCTCCCTGCTGGGATGGCAGACCGGCGACGACCAGGAATTCTTCACCCGCGCCGAAATCATGGAGCGCTTCTCGCTGGACCAGGTCCACAAGCGGGACACCGTGTTCGACCTGCGGAAATTCGAGTGGCTGAACGGACAGCATATCATGGCCAGGTCCAGCGAAGAACTCTGGACGCTGGCGAAGCCGTACCTGAGCCGGGAGGGCCTGATAGCCGACGGCAACGGCAGGGCCGGGGATCACAACTACGCGATGGAGGTAGTCGGCTTGCTCCGGGAACGGTGCCGCACGCTGGCCGATTTCGCGGTACAGGGCAGGTTCTTCTTCACGGACGACTTCGAATACAATCCGAAGGCTGTCAGGAAGCACTGGTCCAAAGAGCCGGAGGCTGTGTCCGAACGATTGGGGTGGCTTCGCGCCGAGTTCGAAGCCCTGGATGAATTAGATGTGGAAGCGGCGGAGGGTGTAATCCGGGGTCTGTCGGAGCGCCACGGACTTAAAGCAGCCCAGTTCATCCACCCCTGCCGCGTGGCGCTAACCGGAGAAATGGCCGGACCGTCCCTGTTCCACGTGGTGGCCGCGCTGGGGCGGGAGACCTGCGTGGACCGCCTGCAGAAAGCCCGGGAACGACTACCGGACACCATCGAACAGGCGGCGGTGGACCAGGGCTGATTATCAGACGCATCAGGTGTAGCAGGCACGCGCGCACGACGGAGCGTGAAGAAAGGACAGATCGATGTCAGAACAAAACGCCACGGAAAAACTAGTCTACTCGATAACCATCAACGCTTCGAGGGAACAGGTTTGGCACGCCCTGTTCGACGACGAACCGTTCAGGAAATGGTCGGGTGTTTTCGCCGAAGGCTCGCACTACGTGGGCGACTGGAGCGAAGGCAGCGAGATACGGTTCCTCGTTGAGGGCAATGACGGCATGGTGAGCGTAATCCATGAAAACCGCCCACATGAATACATGTCCATCCGGCACATCGGCTACATCAGAAACGGCGTGGAAGATTTGGAAAGCGACGAGGTGAAATCGTGGACGCCGGCCTTTGAAAACTACACGCTGAAGGACGTGGACGGCGGCACACACCTTACGGTCGAGACCGACACGTTTAACGATTTCGTTGAGTACTTCAACGAGACCTGGCCCAAGGCACTGGTTGTAGTCAAGAAGATGGCGGAAGGCTGAGTAGCGCTTTCCTTTTCGAAAAAGCCCTGGATGTTCGTCGCCGTTCAAAGGTATTTCATCATACCGACGATTAGCGCGGACATGCTGACCATACATACCAGCATCTTGTTGACGGCGCTGCTGATCTGCTTTTCAAGGTCCGACTTCATCGCGGCCATTTCGGCTCTCAAAACAGCCAGGTCTTCCTTCGTTGCGTATCGCTCCAAGTCGGCCTTTGTGGCGTACCGCTCCATCTTCGCGCTTAACGAATCCAGGCGGCTTTTAAGTTCCTCCAGGTCTTCCTTCGTCGCGAAACGCTCCAGGTCTTCCTTCGTGGCGCATCGCTCAAAGTCTTCCTTCGTGGCGAACTTTTCCAGATAAGCCTTCGTTGCGTACCGCTCCATTTTCGCACTTAGAGAATCCAGACGGGTTTTAAGTTCCTCCAGATCCTCCTTCGTTGCGAATCGCTCCATGTCGGCCTTCGTTGCGAATCGCTCCATGTCGGCCTTCGTTGCGAATCCTGCCAGATCTTCCTTTGTCGCGAATCCTGCCAGATCTGTCTTCGTCACCAGGTCGTTCCGGCTCCACGTCATCGCTTTGACGATGGTTTCCGCCTGCTTCGTCTCAATGCCCGCGGCTTCGAATTCGCGAACCGTGGCGTGCGTATCAATGGGATAATAGGACACGGAGTCACCTGCACCTGGTGATTGCTGTAAACCGGATTGTTATTGCATTAGTCGAATAAGAGCGAAGACATCTCGACAACTATTTTTCAGGGATCGTTATTGCCGCGATCGAGCAATCCCTAATCCCGATTCCGGTACCACCGGTATTCGACGAGCATACCCGCTATCAGCACCATGCAGCACAGCACGTAGGGCATGCGCAGTCCGATAAGTTGCGCCAGCAGGCCGCCGACCAGGGGGCCCGATACCATGCCCATGCCCACGATCATCTCGTTGCGCGCGCCCTTTTCTCCTTTGCGTTCTTCCTGGAAAAAGGAATAGAACTGGCTGGCCGAAAAGGCGGCGCCGACCAGCAACCCCACGGTTCCGAAGGCGAAGGCCAGCACCACGGTGGAATCCTGGGTCGCGACGACGACCATGCCGGCCACGGCAGCGATTTGGGGAATGATTAGGGGCCTGAGCCGGAACTGCCACCACGTCGTGTACCGCGCGATGAGGAAGATCGCCATCTGCAGGAGCCGGGGGATGGCGAGCAGTATGCCAAGCGTATCGGGCCGGATGAGGAGTTCGACGGCGAGCTTGGGGAACTGGTTGTTGAGCATGCCGATCATGAAGAACGCCGTGAAATTGGCTGTCCAGGCGATCCAGCGGAAACGCGTCGTGTCCTCGCGCGCGTGTCCCTGAGCTTCCTCTGCCGGATCCGCTTCCGTCGCGGTGACGGGCCTGAAGCGCAGAATGACGATTGCCAGCGTGAGCAGCACCATACCGAGCGTTCCGGTGGCAAAGGGTACCTGGGGACCCACGAGGTAGAGATAGCCACCTGCCGCGGGACCCAGCATGAACCCCAGGGTCCAGAACATGTTGAATGTGCCGAGCGTCCGCACCATTTGCGCCCGGTTGCGGCCCTCGGCCAGCATCGCCTGCACGGACGGCCAGAAGAGGGCCAGCAGGCCCCATCCCAGGGCCGTTCCGGCGAGGAGCATCCAGTAGTTCACCGCGAAGAAGAGCATGCCGAACACCAGGGCGGTCAGACCGGAGGCGATGGCTAGAAGCCGGCGCCGGTCGAACCGGTCGGCGAGTTTACCCGTGAAGGTGCAGGCCAGGGTGAAGCTGAGCGAGCCCGCGGTGCCGATAAACCCCAGTTCCACTACGGAGGCGCCCAGGTCGAGGGCCCTCAGGGGCACGGCGAAGGAAACCAGGCCCGTACAGAAGTCCATGACGAACGCGGCGATGAAGAGAAAATAGTCGGTACGCTTGAGCACGGGTTACGAAGGGCTCCGCCTGGCTGGGGTGAAGGGAGACGCTTGCATCGCGGGGCTACGAAAGGCTTCGCTGCGCCGTGCCGCGGGAGAAGTAGTTGGAACCCAGCAGCACGACGGAAACGAGGAGCAGGAGCAGGACGGCATAGGCCGCGGCGCTGCCGATGTTGAACTGGCGCAGGTGGGACAGGATCTCCATGGCGATGGGCCGGTTGTCGTAAACGTACAGCAGGATGGAGGCCACGAATTCGCCCAGGGCGGTGACGAAGGCCAGCAACGTGCCGGCGAGCACGCCCGGACCGATGAGGGGCAGGGTGACGCGTCGGAAGGCGTAGAACCACCCCGCCCCCAGGTTGCGCGCCGCCTCCTCCAAGGAGTCGTCCAGCTGCCTGAAGGCTGCGGCCGACGCCCGGAACACGATGGGCAGGTGTCTGACGAAATAGGCGATGGGCAGCAGCCAGAAGGAACCGACGAGTACCTGGCCGAAGCTGAAGGGCGTGCCCTGGCTGAAGGCGACGATCAGGTTGATGGCCACCACGGTGCCGGGCAGCGCCCAAGGCACCATCACGAGGGCGTCGAGCATCCTGCGTCCCCGGAACGTACCCTTGACCACCAGGCAGGCCGCAGTGACGCCGATGGCCACGTCGGCCGCCGTGGAGAGCACCGCCATGTTCAGGCTGTTCCGGATCGGCTCCCAGAAGGTGGGATCCTGGAAGAGACGGCCGTAGTTGTCCGATGTATAGACCTGGGGCAGGATCTGGTGCGTCCACGTGCCGTCCTGGACGAAGGACAGCAGGAGGATGGTCAGGTGGGGCAGCAGGAGCACGACCACCATGACGATCCCGGCGGCGCCCGCGAGCAGGCGCGCCCAGCGTCCCCGGATCTCGCGGCGGACGTTCGCCGTGCCCTTGGTGCTCATGGCGTACTGCCGCCTGCCCTCGTAACGGCGCATCCAGAACAGAAAAGCGATGGAAAAGGCGGAGAGGACCACGGTCTGCGTGACGGCCATGGCCATGTCGCCGTTCAGCTTGGACGTGTAGATGTTGAGGCTGAGAAACCGGAATCCACCCGCGAAGATGAAGGGCGCGCTGAAGGAGTTCATGGACGTCATGAAGACCAGGAGCGTCGCACCCACCATGGCGGGCGTCAGGAGAGGCAGAGTGACGGTACGGAAACTGAACCAGGACGACGCGCCCAGGTTGCGGGCCGCCTCCATGACCGCGGGATCGATGCCCCTGAGCGCCGCCGAAGTGAAGAGGTAGAAGAAGACGTACATGGTGTAGCCGTGCACGAGCAGCACGGCCCACACGCCGTTCAGCGAAAAGGGCGGCCGCTCGAGTCCCAGGGCCGCCTGGATGAGGCGCGGGATCATGCCGCTTTCGCTGTAGAGAAACAGGAAGGCGAGCACACCCACCAGGGGCGGGAGGACGATGGGCAGCGTGGCCAGCGCGGAGAACACGGACCGGCCGGGAAACTCGTAATGGGTGAAGATGAGCGCCAGGGGAACGCCGATGAGGGCCGAAAGCAGCACGCTGCCCACGGAGACCATGACGCTGTTGAAGAGGCCTTCCATGTAGGACGGGTGTTCGGGATCGAAGAACTCCCCGTAGTTGCCGAAACCGAACTGTCCATCGCGGAAAAGGCTCTCCCACAGGACGAGCGCGGCGGGATAGACGATGTACCCCAGAATGATGAATCCCAGGGGAATGAAGACGAGGAGACGGGGCTGCCGGAGGGCGGCGTGCAGATTCATGGTCCGGTTCAATCCCTCAGGATGATCGCCTGGTCGCCGGGGATGCGGACGCGCACCGCCTCGCCGGGTTGACGCGCGGCCAGCGGACCTTCCGCGTTTTCGACAACCTGGATGGAGACGCCCCCGGCATCGACGGTGAACTCGACCGTGGCACCCTTGAAACGCCGGGTGGTCACGACGCCTTCCACGGTGTCTTCCGAGTCGTCTTCGGTCAACCGTACGGCCTGGGGATGCAGGGCCAGGTGAACGGACCCGCCCGTCGGCGCGGCGTCGTCATCAGTCGGCGCGGCGTCGTCATCAGTCGGCTCGGCGTCGTCGGCCTGTTCGGGATCATCAACTGGTTCGGGGTCATCGGCCGGCTCGGCGTCACCGGCCTGGGGGGGTGGCGAGGGTGGCGAGGGTGGCGAGGGCAAGGCGACGGTCAGTCCGCTCGCGTGCCGGAAAATCGTCCTTCCCCCGTCCGTCGCCAGCACGCCTTCCCAGAGGTTCATGTTGCCCATGAAGGCGGCCACGAACCGGTTGGCCGGCCTGCGGTAGATCGCGTCGGGCCGGTCCAGCTGCCGGCACTCGCCCTCCTCCATCACCGCGATCCGGTCGGAAACGGCCAGCGCCTCCTCCTGGTCGTGGGTGACGTAGATGGCAGTAATGCCGAGCTTGGTCTGCAGTTCCCGGATCTGGTCCCGGGTTTCCTCCCGCAGCTTGGCGTCCAGGTTGGACAGCGGTTCATCGAGCAGCAACAGGTCGGGTTCGATGACCACGGCCCGGGCGAGGGCCACCCGCTGCTGCTGTCCGCCGGACAACTGGGGCACGGGACGCTGCTCCAGGCCGGCCAGCCCCACCAGGTCGAGGGCCCGCGCGACGCGATCCGTCATCTCCGGTCCGGTCACCTTGCGCGTGCGCAGGCCGAAGGCCACGTTCTCGAAGACGGTCATGTGGGGGAAGAGGGCGTAGTTCTGAAACACCATCCCGGTGTTCCGCCGGTTGGCGGGCACGTGGGTGACGTCCTGGCCGTCGAAGAGCACGGTGCCGGAGGTGGGGAAGGTGAACCCGGCGATCATGCGGAGGATGGTCGTCTTGCCGCATCCGCTCGGACCGAGGAGACTGAAGAACTCGCCGTCGGCCACTGTAAGGCTGATGCCCTTCACGACCGGGGTGTCATCGAAATGCTTGGTGAGGCGATTGAGGGTGACCTGGGCCATGGGCGGAGATCAGAATGGGGCGTGGATCAGCATGACGCTTAGATCAGAATGGGGCGTGGATCAGCATGACGCTTAGATCAGAACGGGCCGTGACGGCAGGCGAAAGAGCTAACCCCGGTCCTTGATGTTGTCGTCCCAGTACTTCATCCAGGTTCTGGACTGTTCGGAGAAGACCTTCCAGTCGATGTCGAAGGGGGCTACGGAAAGATCAGCCATCCACGCGGGCAGGCGGTCCTTCGGGATATCGCCTCGGGTCGGGATCCGGTAGTACTCCGTGGCCTGCAGGACGGTGTGGTCCACATTGGTGACGAATTCGTAGAACAGCCTGGCGTCGTCGGGGTTCTTGCCGTTGGCGATCAGCGCGATACCGTCGGTCAGCACGGGCGCGCCGCTCCTCGGCACCACGAAATCGAAGGGATAGCCGTACCGGTCCACCTGCAGCATGATGTCGCTCATCAGCCAGATGGACACCAGCCCTTCCTTCCGGGCGAGCTTCTGGAACATCATGTTCGGATCGGCGGCGTAGTCCTTCGTGTTGGCATCGAGCCGCGTGAGCCACTCGTACCCCGCGTCGGGGATCCGGGTATCCCGGTACGTGCGCCAGATCATCCCCGAGTAGACCGTCCGCATCGTACCGGACGCGAGCGGGTACCGGATCACGATCAGGTCCCGCCACCGGGGGTCGAGGAGTTCGTCCCAGTCTCCGGGCGCCGTCTCCTTCGTCAATTCGAGATTGTTGAAGGCGATGACCGGAATCAACTGCGCCGTGCCGTACCACCGGTCGCCTTCGTCCCTGAACTCGGGAAGCAGAGCGTCTGCCCAGGTCGGCCGGTAGGGACTCAGCAGGCCCTCGTCGGCGGCCTGGATGAAGTTGGTCGCCGGCGCGCCCCACCAGACGTCGCCCTGGGGATTGGCCCGTTCGGAGCGAACCCGGTCGAGTACGTCCTGCGAGCCCATGTCGAGCCAGCGGACGTCGACGTCGGGATGAGCGGCCTCGAAGAGCTTTTCGAACTCGGGCAGGATCGGCTTGCCGTGGGGCGAATAGACCGTCACGACGCGCTTGTCCGGATCGCCGCCGGAGCAGCCCCAGGCCAGGATGGCCGTACAGAGAGCGACTGCAAATAGGTGTAATCGAGCCATAAAACGATCCTTCTTAAACGCGGATAGATTTCAGAACACCTCGTTCGTGGCGTGGGTAGATATTACCACGGAGGGCGTCGAGTGTCAACGCGGATTTCGTGAAATGCCGGAGCACGCGCGGGACCACAACAGCCTGGCT is drawn from Gemmatimonadota bacterium and contains these coding sequences:
- a CDS encoding extracellular solute-binding protein, yielding MARLHLFAVALCTAILAWGCSGGDPDKRVVTVYSPHGKPILPEFEKLFEAAHPDVDVRWLDMGSQDVLDRVRSERANPQGDVWWGAPATNFIQAADEGLLSPYRPTWADALLPEFRDEGDRWYGTAQLIPVIAFNNLELTKETAPGDWDELLDPRWRDLIVIRYPLASGTMRTVYSGMIWRTYRDTRIPDAGYEWLTRLDANTKDYAADPNMMFQKLARKEGLVSIWLMSDIMLQVDRYGYPFDFVVPRSGAPVLTDGIALIANGKNPDDARLFYEFVTNVDHTVLQATEYYRIPTRGDIPKDRLPAWMADLSVAPFDIDWKVFSEQSRTWMKYWDDNIKDRG
- a CDS encoding ABC transporter ATP-binding protein, whose amino-acid sequence is MAQVTLNRLTKHFDDTPVVKGISLTVADGEFFSLLGPSGCGKTTILRMIAGFTFPTSGTVLFDGQDVTHVPANRRNTGMVFQNYALFPHMTVFENVAFGLRTRKVTGPEMTDRVARALDLVGLAGLEQRPVPQLSGGQQQRVALARAVVIEPDLLLLDEPLSNLDAKLREETRDQIRELQTKLGITAIYVTHDQEEALAVSDRIAVMEEGECRQLDRPDAIYRRPANRFVAAFMGNMNLWEGVLATDGGRTIFRHASGLTVALPSPPSPPSPPPQAGDAEPADDPEPVDDPEQADDAEPTDDDAAPTDDDAAPTGGSVHLALHPQAVRLTEDDSEDTVEGVVTTRRFKGATVEFTVDAGGVSIQVVENAEGPLAARQPGEAVRVRIPGDQAIILRD
- the gltX gene encoding glutamate--tRNA ligase, with protein sequence MSRPVRVRFAPSPTGLLHIGVAHTALFNWLFARKEHGSFLLRIEDTDTERSRQEWVEVIFDGLRWLGMDWGEEIVYQSHRVDRHRSQADALVEAGKAYRCYYLPEELEAKRQEALAEGRSWRNDRRYAEISDSEAEALEAAGRRPVIRLKIPEGKTVFQDRILGEIAVDNETVDDFVIVRSNGTPLYHLAVVVDDADMNISHVIRGIDHVTNTPKHIQLFRALGAEVPEFAHLPSILGEDKKKLSKRHGAVSVTEYRDAGYLSDAVVNFLSLLGWQTGDDQEFFTRAEIMERFSLDQVHKRDTVFDLRKFEWLNGQHIMARSSEELWTLAKPYLSREGLIADGNGRAGDHNYAMEVVGLLRERCRTLADFAVQGRFFFTDDFEYNPKAVRKHWSKEPEAVSERLGWLRAEFEALDELDVEAAEGVIRGLSERHGLKAAQFIHPCRVALTGEMAGPSLFHVVAALGRETCVDRLQKARERLPDTIEQAAVDQG
- a CDS encoding MFS transporter — its product is MLKRTDYFLFIAAFVMDFCTGLVSFAVPLRALDLGASVVELGFIGTAGSLSFTLACTFTGKLADRFDRRRLLAIASGLTALVFGMLFFAVNYWMLLAGTALGWGLLALFWPSVQAMLAEGRNRAQMVRTLGTFNMFWTLGFMLGPAAGGYLYLVGPQVPFATGTLGMVLLTLAIVILRFRPVTATEADPAEEAQGHAREDTTRFRWIAWTANFTAFFMIGMLNNQFPKLAVELLIRPDTLGILLAIPRLLQMAIFLIARYTTWWQFRLRPLIIPQIAAVAGMVVVATQDSTVVLAFAFGTVGLLVGAAFSASQFYSFFQEERKGEKGARNEMIVGMGMVSGPLVGGLLAQLIGLRMPYVLCCMVLIAGMLVEYRWYRNRD
- a CDS encoding iron ABC transporter permease translates to MNLHAALRQPRLLVFIPLGFIILGYIVYPAALVLWESLFRDGQFGFGNYGEFFDPEHPSYMEGLFNSVMVSVGSVLLSALIGVPLALIFTHYEFPGRSVFSALATLPIVLPPLVGVLAFLFLYSESGMIPRLIQAALGLERPPFSLNGVWAVLLVHGYTMYVFFYLFTSAALRGIDPAVMEAARNLGASSWFSFRTVTLPLLTPAMVGATLLVFMTSMNSFSAPFIFAGGFRFLSLNIYTSKLNGDMAMAVTQTVVLSAFSIAFLFWMRRYEGRRQYAMSTKGTANVRREIRGRWARLLAGAAGIVMVVVLLLPHLTILLLSFVQDGTWTHQILPQVYTSDNYGRLFQDPTFWEPIRNSLNMAVLSTAADVAIGVTAACLVVKGTFRGRRMLDALVMVPWALPGTVVAINLIVAFSQGTPFSFGQVLVGSFWLLPIAYFVRHLPIVFRASAAAFRQLDDSLEEAARNLGAGWFYAFRRVTLPLIGPGVLAGTLLAFVTALGEFVASILLYVYDNRPIAMEILSHLRQFNIGSAAAYAVLLLLLVSVVLLGSNYFSRGTAQRSLS
- a CDS encoding SRPBCC domain-containing protein encodes the protein MSEQNATEKLVYSITINASREQVWHALFDDEPFRKWSGVFAEGSHYVGDWSEGSEIRFLVEGNDGMVSVIHENRPHEYMSIRHIGYIRNGVEDLESDEVKSWTPAFENYTLKDVDGGTHLTVETDTFNDFVEYFNETWPKALVVVKKMAEG